The Camelina sativa cultivar DH55 chromosome 18, Cs, whole genome shotgun sequence DNA window acCCGCTTTGATTTCCAATCTCTGGATTTAATAGTATGATCTCAGGTTGCTCTTGCCTACAACGAGACGGTATCAAATGGAAGATTGGCCTGCTATGTACAATCGGGGATGATGCACTATATGACGCAGCAACAACAACGATGGGATGGAAATTAGTATCCTTTTTCTTGATCTGTGTAAGTGATCTCATAATCCCTCCTTTTCTCCACCTGTTTCGAAGTTAATCCCTCAACCAAATAATCCTTATTCAGATGTGGAGAAATAAAACTTTGAACTTTGAAGAATGAACTTTGAAGAATGGAGTGCTCACAGTTACAATATCTAACTGATTCTAGTGATTGATGGTCTCTGACTCCTCAATACGTCACTTTTACGGTTTCTATATTTCTAGCTATCTCGTTTATGCTGTTGTTTAAAAATTAACGATGGTTTCTTATATGTGCAGATCAGAGATGGTTTGAAGTATGATGAAGAAGACTGAGTCTGCTTAAGGTTTTTTGTTTCTATCATCAACACAACACCACCACAATCCATAAGTGTAGACTGAGGTTTTAGCCATCGTTTCTATAAAACGTTGTAGTTGCTTAAATACTAGAGCAAAACtcaaaaatgatataaatagcTCATCGAAAGAAAGGAAACAACGAGTTAAACAACTAAACAAACTCGTACTTAAAATTTCCTATAAAAACTAGATTAAGAGAACTAGGTTAGTACCCGTACTACACGGCGggtttgtttttatatgtatttttcataatttttttttgttttatactttttatagtcgtggtaaaacatgttttatagttttgtttttctaaaaaaaaactgcaCTATGCTGTAGAATCTAGCTTTCAAATCTCAAGAGTCTTCTACACCAATATTCTAGCTTCTTTTAAATCTAAATCAATAAAACTTCTCAACTCCTTTAGCCTAATAATCAAAAAGACTTCAATTTTATCTTAAACACAGTCTTCTCCACAGCTGACTCACTCGAGCTACTACCACTATATTCCTGATTCGATCCCGCCACGATCCCACCAGCACCAGCACCAGGTTTTATAACAACAACGGTTCAGAGTTTTTTGATGGCGAAAAGGATCAGATCTCGTCTAATGAGTCTGAAAACACACTTCGTTGGTGGATTATGGGGCTAAATTGGATCGTCGTTGACTCGTTAGATTTGTTGGGAGCTTCCTTTGATCTAAATATTCCTTTGAGTTTTTGAATTAAGGAAAGACTGGAAATTTCTACACAGAAAAAGAGTAGAATATTAAGGTTCAATTTGGCAGCTAAATCTGAAAAATAGCATCAAGTATTAGAGACTCGTAGCCTTCACTTGCTTCAAGAATGGTTTGAGACTATTGTTCATTTCTTTGGATGACCTCTGATTAGGGTTTCGatgtcttctttctttcctttgttgTTGAGTGTGTGTTGCTAGTCATCTTCCTCAATTGTCATACATAGGTTAATTTAGgttcttttactgtttttccCGGACACTATTCTAATTGGGCTGAGCCCATAACAGGAAATAGAAGGAAtgatgtaaaatagaaaaagattattattggacaaaaatattgagttgtattaattcttataatttgataggctaagtgttttaattgatgtgtcaacTTCTCTTTTAACTTGGAGAGAAACACGTCcaacttttattgtattgatttaaaatttttgaggAAAGACAAGGCCCACTTAATTTTCTTTCAGCAGAAAGTAAATCTAATAGGTTCTTGTTGGGCTTTCAATGTTGTAAAAAATTTtgtgaaataagaaaaagaaaagacaaaaggCTTTTTCTTAAGGCCCGTGTATACTACATAGGCAGCGTTAACAGGCGTAATACAATCGAACCGTCCCGGTTTAAGCACCAACCACCTCGGTTTAGCTCTGTTCTAGATTTGGTCAACAAAATTACACGATTGTGTGTAATATATAATAGGAGCTACTTTATGTTTTAACAGTCTCTCTATTGAAATCTTTAGTAAACgtattttttaacatatataaacatgtgTATTTACTCTGtttattaatagaaataacAACTATTATAATCCAAAAACTGAAGTTAAATAAACTAAAGATGCTTTCTAGTTGTTAAATTATTGACATACATGTGTTTGTAATGCACTAAAATATGACACTAGCAGACTAGCACGATCAGTGCCGTGCTCACACTTATGGAGGCCTaggacaaatttttttgttgacttttgtatatttattaataaattattttaatattaaataaaaataaaatgttaataacaaaactaataatatgaaaataaaaattaaaatcattttttaaaaatcacaatatTCTATAGTAATTATCCACATGTACTACGTTTAGTTATTCTTtgtttaaatactttttttttacttatgttgttatatattagtaaggaatttattttcaaaataataaaatctcaataaaacttaaaagtattttttaaaaatatacaatttctaATGAAAAGTTTCCATTATTAAAAACACattatattaagttaattaaatataataagcttactttttatataaaatgtggcctaaaattttaatattttttttggtggtttggGGCATTTACCCTTTTTGCCTAAGGGTAAGCTCTGAGCACGATCAACACCAACTAAAGATAAAACATAAAGTCAtactttaacaaaagaaaataaaagtcatGCCAAATACAAACCAATCATACAGTATATAGCTTCCATATTCTCACTAGTCTTTAAGAACAGAATTataccctcttttttttttggtaaagtttgtttgtattattataCATGTCACAAAAtgccaaaataaaatagaaaacaactGAGGTCCATGTAAACTTTAATTATTAGTGTACCATANNNNNNNNNNNNNNNNNNNNNNNNNNNNNNNNNNNNNNNNNNNNNNNNNNNNNNNNNNNNNNNNNNNNNNNNNNNNNNNNNNNNNNNNNNNNNNNNNNNNNNNNNNNNNNNNNNNNNNNNNNNNNNNNNNNNNNNNNNNNNNNNNNNNNNNNNNNNNNNNNNNNNNNNNNNNNNNNNNNNNNNNNNNNNNNNNNNNNNNNNNNNNNNNNNNNNNNNNNNNNNNNNNNNNNNNNNNNNNNNNNNNNNNNNNNNNNNNNNNNNNNNNNNNNNNNNNNNNNNNNNNNaaaaaaaaaaaaaaaaaaaaaaaaaaaaaaaaaaaaaaaaaaaaaaaaaaaaaaaaaaaaaaaaaaaaaaaaaaaaaaaaaaaaacgcaacaCGATGGAAGACGAATTGGTGGTGATAATCTCAAAGAGCGTCGTAAATCCTAGAAACGTTAAGAAACCGACTACTGTGAAGGAGAAGATTCATCTTTCTCCATGGGATCTTGCTCGTCTTCGCTTTGGTTATCTTCAAAGAGGTCTTCTCTTTCCCAAACCTGATCCCAAAACTGACATAATCGTCTCACGATTACAAGCTTCACTCTCTGTTGCACTAGATCGTTTCTATCCTCTAGCTGGTCGTCTTGTCAAGGTCAAGAACGACGACGATACTGTCTCGTTTTTCATCAGCTGCGATGGTTCAGGTGTGGAGTTTGTTCACGCCGAGGCTAAAAACATCGAGCTCAGTGATGTACTTCAGTTGTCTGGTTCTGTCCCCGGTTTTTTCAGTTCTTTCTTCCCTGCGACCGGGATCAAGAACTACCACGGTGTCTCAAGATCTTTACTTATGGTTCAAGTGACCGAGATGAAAGACGGGATTTTCATCGGCTTCGGTTACAACTCAACCGTGGCTGACGCCAGTTCAATCTGGAGGTTCATCAACGCATGGTCTGAGATTTGTTCAAAGGATTCGGGAGGATTCGAGACCTTCCAACATCGTCTTCAACTCAAAGGTTGGTTCTTTCCTAGAATTGATTATCCAATCCATATCCCCGACCCTGAAACAAAAGCAACTAGTTCTGTAACAACATCAACCAATTTACAAGAGAAGATGTTCCATGTTACAAAGGAGAATGTTTTGAAACTGGAAGCTAAAGCCAACGGCGAGGCTGATCAAAAGATCTCGTCTATACAAGCGGTGTTAGCACATATATGGTGTTCAATGATTAAGCACAGCGGCATGAGCCGAGAAGAAGAGACCCATTGCAGGTTACCTATAAACATGAGGCAAAGACTAAATCCACCGCTGGAAGCAGAGTGTTTTGGGAATGTGAGCCAGACCGGGATAGCTCCCGTCACGGTTGGTCGAGATCAGTATTGATCTTATGCACTGGGGTGAAAATATACTCGCCTACATGGCcgatatgtttcttcttcttctctctctccctccctctctctctctctctctctctctctatatatatatatagaacccTAATTTAGAGAATTGGCGGCGTTGATTTGATTGCTATGCAACTTACTTATTGCTACTTTTATTTGAACATGTATTACATATGATTTGGATAACTTACTTATTGGTTACTTTTATTTGAACATGTATTACATATAGATTGCTGCTagttacaaaatcaaatttgttgAATCAGTGCCATTGTTTTGTGGgggttttatttgattattaaacaacaaacaaacgcTAAGTTTGATTATTTTCGGGTTTGTGACTGTTATTTTATTCCAATTGCCCTCTTTCCTTTCCCTTTGGATTATGGTGTAGAATACATTAACTTTGTTATTATGCTTGTGAggtccttttatttattttggctTCAGGTTCTTTTTTTATCTGCTGCCGctgctatatatatacatatgatgaTCCAATCCAATCTACTGTATAgattttggcttcttcttcttctatcttttatAACTTCTTATGTTTCTTCTaacttgttattattatttgctTTGCAGGTCAAGTCTTCTGAGAAGCCTTACACTAACATCATCCGGTTTCTTATTGAAAGGGCAATTTCTCGAAGCAGTTGTGAAACTTCCATTGCTTGAATACCTCCATCTTCCAGAGTGCTTCTTATTATTGTCAGAAAAGTCTGTGAAAGTTTGTAGGCCAGTCTTGTCCAAATCTGAAAACGTTGAAGCTAAACTGCTTCCAATGCTTAGTTTTTGCTGATGATGATGCGATAGCACTAGCAATTGCAGAAACCATGCCCGGACTACGCCACCTCGAGCTTGCCGGACACGGCCTAACTTACACAGGCTTGAACGCCATTCTTGACACTTGTCCTCACCTGGAACACCTAGATTTACGTAATTGTTTAAACATTGACCTTTCCGGGAATCTGGAGAAGCGATGTTTGTAGAGGATCAAATTTCTGAGATACCCCAATGACGACCCATCAGAAAAAGACCCATCAGAAGACTTTCTGAAACGGTTCGAGGAAGTGACACCAGATGAGGACGACACTTTCTATATCAGCGGCTTGTATTTCGAGGAGGATTATGCTTTGATGATGAACGTTTAGTCAAGGCGCTGTGCTTGAAGAGCTCTCAATATGATAAGAGagcacagtttttttttttttttttttttttttttttttttttttttttttgttaataagagaGCACAGTTTTATCCAAGTGAAACACGTTGTGTAGTTCACTTTTACACTAGTTTGGTATACCAAACTAGAGTCACTAGACTAGTTTCATTTGCatgaagaataaataaataagtgtagtacaaaaaaaatgggagatGTAGTAGTTGAAGTGATCTCAAAGAGCATAGTTCGACCAGAGAGCTACAACAACGAGGAATCGGATCGGGTTAAGATCCATCTCACTCCATGggatctctttttttcttggatcCGAATACTCCCAGAGAGGTCTTCTCTTTCCTCAACCCGACCCGGAAACCCATATAATCTCTCGGTTAAAATCCTCTCTCTCCGTCGCTTTGAACATCTTCTACCCGTTCGCCGGTCGTCTCGTCAAGATTGAGAACCAAGACGACGGGACGGCGTCGTTTCACGTCGATTGTGATGGTTCAGGTGTCAAATTCGTTCACGCTTCAGCTAAATCCGTTTCCGTGAGTGATGTTTTAAAACCTGCCGATGGTCATGTCCCTGAGTTCTTGAAACGTTTTTTCCCGGCGAACGGAGTTACGAACCGTGAAGGTATCTCTGATTCGTTAATCGCGTTTCAAGTGACGGAGCTGAAAGATGGAGTCTTTATCGGATTTGGTTATAACCATATCGTTGCTGATGGGAGTTCGTTTTGGAGTTTCTTCAACACTTGGTCGGAGATTTGCTTTAATTCCGATCATCGGAGAAAGTTTCCTCCTTTGCTTCTCCGTGGATGGTTTCTCGACGGGATTGAGTATCCGATTCGAATCCCGATCTCAGAGACGGAGACACCGAACCGGGTTGTTGTTCTTGGTACTTCATCGTTATTACAAGAGAAGATATTTCGATTCACGAGTAGAAACGTCTCTGAGCTCAAAGAGAAAGCCAACGGCGAGGTTAGTGCCGATGATCGGAGAATCTCGTCGCTTCAAGCAGTGTCGGCGTATATGTGGCGAGCGATAATCAGAAACAGTGAATTGAGTCCGGAGGAAGTGATTTGTTTCAAGTTACTGGTGGATATGAGGCAAAGGCTAAACCCTCCGCTCGAGAAAGAGTGttttgggaatatggttgggtTCGCTACGGCGACGACCACCGTAGGGGAGATGGTTAGCAATGGGCTTGGTTGGGCTGCTCTGCTAATAAACAAAACTGTTGGTTCTCAAACGAATGAAAAGTTTAGGGAGTTTGCTGCGAATTGGGTGAAGAAACCCGAGTATATTAATGAATGGTGGTAATGAGGCATCGAGCAATTCTGTAGTAGTAGCTAGCTCTCCTCGGTTCAATGTGTATGGAAATGATTTCGGTTGGGGTAAACCGATTGCGGTTCGAGCTGGGCCGGGTAATACTCGTGATGCAGGCAAACTCATTGCTTATCCGGGAGTTGAACAAGGAGACATTGAGATTCACACGTATTTATCGTCTGGTGTTTTGGAGAAATTATCGACTGATGCAGACTTCTTGAAACATATGTGATACGAAtctttgtgttatatatatttaagttttcttttttctactCTTGTATTTTGATTGAATAAGTTAACCTAGTAATAGTTGACACTTGACAAATCTTTTTCTAGTTGCAAAAAAACTCAATGAACGAAACGtaaaaaaagtaagaagaagaaaagaaaagaaaaaaaatcatacataacGTCATGtcaaatttaacatttaaaatattttgtgaagcAACCACAaaaaatactgtattttaaGATCCGTCGGGCGTGGCATGTGCCACGTGGcgtacaaaagaaaaagaccgAGTAATGTAGAGTGTATAATTTTCCCACGCAAAATCTTGGACCGtgtaataaaaacattttaattaaatcatataaaaataatattaatttNNNNNNNNNNNNNNNNNNNNNNNNNNNNNNNNNGTATGACGGAACGATGACCACATCTTCTGAAGTTAAACTAAGAAAAtgacaacatcttcttctttcttcctcctcctctgcaATTATGATTATGAATAACTATTGAAAACAAATTCTCATATATTTTACATACTTTTCTTGATACATAAAAGCTTCTGCAGGTTGTTGTAATttgattcaagaagaagaagctcttctccttaaactcatatatatacataaaagtcATGTATGAAGAAGCAGCGATCGATCGTTTACCGTTAGACCTTCTCgcttatatattttctttggttaCTTCTTTCACCGTTTTGGCTCAGTAAGTCAAACTTGATCGTTGCTAAGTTTGATCCTTTTTGTTTCAGTTCTTGTAAGaaatttaagttttgtttttatagggCAAATGGTGTTTGCAAGAAATGGAGGAAAGCTGTAAATCAATCGATGGCGAGAAGACAATCTCTGAGCTTTGCTGGTTGGAAAATGGACGATGATTCCACTTCTCGTCTCGTTCATCTTGCTTACAACCTCAAAGAACTCGACATGTAATCTCTccctctctgcttcttcttcttatatgaTCAAGTTTCCAACTTTACCTTTAAAAAGCTTGACTTGGTCAGATacaagctctgtttttttcacatagcttcttttgttttctatgtttgcaGATCTAGAAGTAGATGGGGTTGTCATATAACTGATAATGGTCTTTACCAAATAGCTTCTGCAAGATGTGTGGCCAATTTGAACTCTGTCTCTTTATGGGGCATGACTGCTATTACTGATTCTGGTGTTGTTCAACTGGTAATATAAAtgtcctttttttatttatgtgggATTAGAATCTTTAATGTATTTGTTTATCATATCAGAgattcttgaatttttatttgacAGATatcaagaacttcttcattgcAACACCTAAACATAGGAGGTACTTTTATAACCGATGAGTCTCTTTTCGCTATTGCAGAACGCTGTCATAATCTTAAGGTGACAAAGAATCTTCTCTATCCATCTACTTATTCTATCTAGAATCATTAGAATCACTCTTTTCGAAATCGGAATCTCTTATATATGTAGACGATCGGGATGTGGTGTTGCCGCCATGTGACAGAGAGAGGCCTTCTGGTTCTTGTTAACAAATGCAGAAAACTTGAATCGATCAACTTATGGGGAACTAGAGTTCCTGTGGATTGCTTCATTGCTTTACTTACCATCAGTCCTGCACTTCAGATCAAACCCATGGAATTGCTTCTCAATGCTCAGAATCCACCACCATTGTTGCATGCTGTCTAGTTCTGCTTCCCATTTCTCTTGTTTGTTGTGTACATAGTAATTCATAAAATTGAATTCCCATATATCTTCTGTTTTCTCccatcaataacataaataacTTATCCAGTAAACCTTCTATTGGAGTAGAAttgtgtctatatatatatatatatttaagttgcAGAACATTCAACAGAAGCTGAAGACACACATACACAATATTTTTTGCCTTTTAACTCTGCAGTCTACAAATGCAAGAATAAAATCGGACACTCTTTCTAAGGCAATTCATGTTTCTTGAACTTAGGATCTCTCATTCGTTCTAAAAAAGTGATCAAGATTCTCTAACCTAAGAATCTCTCCAAGTGGTTTTGATTGGTTGTTTCATAGTAAAAACATCAGCAATGGAAGCCATGAGAAGCAGAAGACAACAATGGTGTTTCGTGGATACACAGCAGAAGCTAAGGATTTTGAGAACTGAACTGAACCTGTGTAGCTTGCACCTGAGTAGCTTCCAGCCGTTGAATCCATGTTTGGAGTTCTTGTCTGTAGAGTAACATTTTTGCATGAACCATAAGCTGCCCCTGGCTGCAAACAACATCAAGAACCAAAATTCAGGTAGCCGTTTTAGATGGTTTATGCTTGTACGATATGATTACATATCCATAAGTTAAGTTATCGAAAGTAGATAAGCTATTACCTGGCAAGCAGCAAGAGTTTGACAGCCGCAAAGTACCGGTCCATTCATTCTATCCAGAACTTCGAAAACGCCGCCTCCATCACTTCTCTGCAATATTATGGTTTGTTAGCAAGATCTCACAAAAAACTgtcatatttttagttttatgattgATTCAATACCATGTAGAAGTTAACAGCAAGAAAGTTTGGCATTCTATTCCCTCCTGACTTGAGACAAGTCCCAACCATCTCAGCTAGTGGAGCTGAGTGTTCCTTGCAAGCGTCTTTCTCAACCGGATACGTCGGAAAGTAATTCATCAAGAAAAGCGATGAACTTTTTGAGTTTAAAGGTTGTGACTCTTTTCTGTTAGGACAAGAACCTCGCTTCACCCCGGGATCCCCAGCTTTACACAATGATAAGATAAGGTTATTCTCACAGAAAGTTCAGATATCAAAGATTTGAACTTTTTTGTAATACTCACACTCATTTTCAACTATGTATCTCCATTGATAAGCAacaccttcttcatcttctttggcaGCAACAGAAGTGAAAACCAGGAGCCTGTGATTATCTTGCACCATATCAGTCACAGTAGGCCAATCTTCTCCCTTTTTGGGCATTTTCGAAACAGGAAACCAGTACTTGTCCAAACCAGCGTTAGCAAACAGAGTTGATAAGCCTTTAGGTCTGTGCACATAATCCTCAATTATGATGGTGATAATCTCTGTTGGGTTTTGACTCAGAAATGTCTCAACTTCCCTCAGTGTGTTAATTGCAGGTTGCTGAttcaaaaagaaatcaaagttcACATTTCCCATCCTATCAGGTTTCAACTTTTGATCCAAACAGGTTATTTTAGTTAAGCTGAAGAAAAAATTCTTACAAAAGCCGTGACATTGAAACATTGCCCTCGAAGCGAATGGCAAAGCCAGACATCGTCGTTGAAGTCATACATATCCAACATTAGCCCTCTAACTCCATTCTAGAgcaaataaaagatatattcaAGAGTTTTACCCAAGAAAGAGGAATCATGCAAAATAAGAGGAGTTGGTAAATAAGGACATTACTTGGAGCTGATTAGTAATAGTATCTTCTTGATTGTAAAATGTAATCCTATCAACACCTGGCAAAGGCGGTGCATTTGCATTGCTAAAGGCATTATGAGTCATCAACCATGTATACTTGTTAAAAGGCAATCCATTTATCTACAAAAAGAACACAAATTTCACCACcacataaaaatgtaaacaaatcttcaacaaaacccatattcaaagttcaaaacttttgaTACAACCACATGATCTACATTATCTTGATAGAACAATTTAAATTCTTTAGCAAAACCCATCTTCAAAGTTTAAATCTTTTGATACAACCAAATGATCTACACTATCTTCTATGATATAACCTATTTCAGATTGGAAAATATAGAGAAACCTAATTAAAATCTTACAATGGAAGTTGGAATTGTGGCTTGGCCTCTTGTGCAAACGGGTTTAGTGCTCCCAACGGCAGGACAGTCTCCACAATACAAACCTGAGGCACAATCAGTGGCTGAGGAGCATGAATCCAACATCTGAGAAAgacacacacaaataaaaagcaaaatccaaaaagaTTTAGACCCCAAATTGATAGCGGCCATAAATTAGAGAATAAGAATAATAAGCAAAGAGAATCAAAAGAACCTGGCAATTTCCATTAGAGCAAGCtgaggaaaaagagaagaagaaggacaaggAAAAAAGAGAGACTGTTACGGCTCTGCATAAGCCATTGATGCACGCCGACATAGCTCCTTAGCTtatgcagagagagagagagagagaaatctgAATGATGTTCGATCTACTGTTGTTGGTTGCTTGAGGGGGTTTTTCTAAGACAAGACAAAAGAGATGTTTAGGTACTAAAACCCGGGCATCATCGATTTGTTAATCCttagaaaacagaggaacaaaagaaaaagattaagcttagtgttttttctttcttttcttagacAAGGTTGAATCTTTTTCCCAcctcccaaaagaaaaaatgaagaaacgaTTAGTAAAGAAATAACCCACTTCATAAGTAAAGAAGGTAGCTCGAATTAGAGCGACaacactttcttttttctttttaacattataataaacaaacagCAATACAGTTTCTAGTTTTGTACACCAAACATACGTACGCGGTGACTATTTTGTCAACACCTACTTGAAATGTGTGAAAACTGGAAACAATGTGTTTTTGGAAGAGTTTGTCAAAATTAGCAATGATGATTTTATCATATATCACAAAATTTGTTACATGTGTTAATACTTAATAAGTTAATAGtgttatactatatataattgatctatataatgttaataaattaaaaatttgtattcttgaattgctaatatttttttacctaacatttttattattgatatcTTTTTTGCTAACGCTACGGTAGTCACATGCGTGGGGACACTCTTGTCTTGTTGCTtgtctctttgcttctttcaaGGAAATaatgtcattattttcatatgatCGCACAAAAGTTACTTCAacatctcactctctctctcggtGGAAATAACACAATAATAATGTCTAGATGAAATGTTTATCGACATTTATCACCATGCCTGTTTCatctacaaattaaataaccaattcATCAACAGAGACATACGACATTAGTGTTTGCCATATCCAATCTTTTAATTAATCAACCAATCTACAAAATAATACGtgatttgaaagagaaaaagttacCGCCATATTAAACTGATATTACTACAAAATTTGACGATGTACCATATTCGGCTTGCTTACAGCTTATACAACGACGTCGTGTAAAGAAGTCTATCATTCGCAGCCTTACGCTA harbors:
- the LOC104762846 gene encoding uncharacterized acetyltransferase At3g50280-like gives rise to the protein MEDELVVIISKSVVNPRNVKKPTTVKEKIHLSPWDLARLRFGYLQRGLLFPKPDPKTDIIVSRLQASLSVALDRFYPLAGRLVKVKNDDDTVSFFISCDGSGVEFVHAEAKNIELSDVLQLSGSVPGFFSSFFPATGIKNYHGVSRSLLMVQVTEMKDGIFIGFGYNSTVADASSIWRFINAWSEICSKDSGGFETFQHRLQLKGWFFPRIDYPIHIPDPETKATSSVTTSTNLQEKMFHVTKENVLKLEAKANGEADQKISSIQAVLAHIWCSMIKHSGMSREEETHCRLPINMRQRLNPPLEAECFGNVSQTGIAPVTVGRDQY
- the LOC104762850 gene encoding F-box protein At5g67140, whose amino-acid sequence is MYEEAAIDRLPLDLLAYIFSLVTSFTVLAQANGVCKKWRKAVNQSMARRQSLSFAGWKMDDDSTSRLVHLAYNLKELDISRSRWGCHITDNGLYQIASARCVANLNSVSLWGMTAITDSGVVQLISRTSSLQHLNIGGTFITDESLFAIAERCHNLKTIGMWCCRHVTERGLLVLVNKCRKLESINLWGTRVPVDCFIALLTISPALQIKPMELLLNAQNPPPLLHAV
- the LOC104762849 gene encoding PI-PLC X domain-containing protein At5g67130; the encoded protein is MSACINGLCRAVTVSLFSLSFFFSFSSACSNGNCQMLDSCSSATDCASGLYCGDCPAVGSTKPVCTRGQATIPTSIINGLPFNKYTWLMTHNAFSNANAPPLPGVDRITFYNQEDTITNQLQNGVRGLMLDMYDFNDDVWLCHSLRGQCFNVTAFQPAINTLREVETFLSQNPTEIITIIIEDYVHRPKGLSTLFANAGLDKYWFPVSKMPKKGEDWPTVTDMVQDNHRLLVFTSVAAKEDEEGVAYQWRYIVENESGDPGVKRGSCPNRKESQPLNSKSSSLFLMNYFPTYPVEKDACKEHSAPLAEMVGTCLKSGGNRMPNFLAVNFYMRSDGGGVFEVLDRMNGPVLCGCQTLAACQPGAAYGSCKNVTLQTRTPNMDSTAGSYSGASYTGSVQFSKSLASAVYPRNTIVVFCFSWLPLLMFLL